A window of the Lolium perenne isolate Kyuss_39 chromosome 7, Kyuss_2.0, whole genome shotgun sequence genome harbors these coding sequences:
- the LOC127318590 gene encoding uncharacterized protein: MGLRDKKRNQRRVLSRRSAGPKTGEGKDFLPLEGKEKRIKEKLPEEPENTATVLYIGHIPHGFYEDQMQGFFQQFGAVKRVRISRNRKTGKSKHYGYIEFENPEVAKIVADEMNNYLLYEHTLQIALVPPEKVHAKLWKGVRKGFVPIDRVAIERKKFSKDKTVEEHKRMLEGIVKRDEKRRKRIKAAGIDYECPALVGFQPSAKKIKFDED, translated from the exons ATGGGGTTGAGGGACAAGAAGAGGAACCAGAGGCGCGTGCTATCGCGGCGCTCCGCTGGTCCCAAGACCGGCGAGGGGAAGGACTTCCTG CCGCTGgaagggaaggagaagaggatcaagGAGAAGCTGCCCGAGGAGCCGGAGAACACGGCCACGGTCCTCTATATCGGCCACATCCCCCACGGCTTCTACGAGGACCAGATGCAAG GTTTCTTTCAGCAGTTTGGGGCTGTCAAGAGGGTCAGGATCTCCCGGAACCGAAAG ACAGGAAAGTCTAAGCATTATGGATACATCGAGTTTGAGAACCCTGAG GTGGCGAAGATTGTAGCCGATGAGATGAATAACTACCTGCTGTATGAGCACACCCTGCAAATTGCTCTTGTCCCACCGGAGAAAGTTCATGCCAAATT ATGGAAAGGCGTGCGGAAGGGATTTGTACCAATTGACCGGGTAGCAATTGAACGCAAGAAGTTTAGCAAG GATAAAACAGTAGAGGAGCACAAGAGGATGCTTGAAGGAATTGTAAAACGGGATGAGAAGCGTCGCAAAAGAATCAAGGCTGCCGGTATTGATTACGAGTGCCCAGCCCTG